A part of Diprion similis isolate iyDipSimi1 chromosome 12, iyDipSimi1.1, whole genome shotgun sequence genomic DNA contains:
- the LOC124413620 gene encoding uncharacterized protein LOC124413620, whose amino-acid sequence MAKHCEVCQIDLADDYAYQGHITGKKHAKNLQFLEFKKAIEERSIFVSNWPPHFTSQQLIEFFLKYGFIESHKCQRDYALIQFAERETVKSLMSRPVFINNYKLRIEPRKFHQNERTPVTQASSTLSYEDLRGIFETETTFDSQLIAFLNAIQPSDVVVEANSGSVCASLNQIFKTKFRNCKVQRFGSTVTGLSFIESDLDVYIDIGVPIIESEDDSQPSEWTPKKVFRMAKSLLFRRKNIFTDIVLIPTAKTPIIKFRHAPTKIFCDINFKNSLGVCNSHLIKYYLSLDVRLKPLMVIIKFWAQLFGIAGVGKISNYALTMLVIFFLQQPERAIVPTVVELQSSCTPEFVQGWQVNYDENIKLQNTKNEHSIPSLLYEFFDFYAGLDLGSKVLCPLDGKAHPKTVFTSTEELSNTMFRYREYIRETQNPLLLQIDKPMCLQDPFELNHNVTSRVGGRTVAFFQQHCITSREVCKEAQENDYKTLFSILFTRETKMDKQTKFKIFIRGEQFLKVGLPQNTVLQPNIIYRGHFTINDWYDTVLNLTKETFEKVLKFKVKLESVDREVKQQKCEVESDVHSKDKTKTVLECLGYFKLWHGRKNKKPILDPAMSALDKEASISDKIMEELTKTPASSVPIISFTCIFEKLQKPVAVELIIKNNNSVKNTFKEFSDYINSKLPQIVDKTLSHMLQYKKKEQTSQSSCKFVPSSVVGTYGLIEVCMLYVAQTCSIDMVCVNLSFYEYNSFGKIKDPLDSGYQLLLSDLVSEKVTFHHLSYSPRLSLPTNESNVSTKLNTMGDTKTENSENPESTSGGLEKEESAKTGTDTKSETLEPRNAKEEADDVLTKNPSELTRPKTNDDVQRAIEGLKDIPDEELQEFLDDEDFMEGLDVVDAWEGEEEKRHEKKPKSRSRERERRRISRDRNRFRDHRSPNNRERLRREDRKRDENRRDPNKSTKDIERDKMRTQRDCESKIQAEKNKAIKTLLDSDNVVPPGTELEAIETITEKQNVDKVGISKSRRSREKRTRGSPARRRSDDKSRNSPHRRWSPIVISPERRRSQIKLSPPSRRSPVRLSPLSRRSPHKLSPLVLSPERPRSLLRLSPTHPRRPSWERKTSAEERRRSADRHRRRQEVRERDYKPSSRRSRSRERHRSRSPDRHRRRYSRSPGDRRGSPRWRSRSGSRGRSPHRRTRKRSPFINEIRRQFRNETTRQQQQQQPPSANLGYMIPPLMSGMPPMGNPIYPHEQEQHPPFMSHHPSGPQGLMMTGPPQGFINFDPVHPHMTPPINYDPTVAQPMIQSEFSSGPVMYGQHASTPVQPPLLPLPVPSPQPVPAPGPIMEQGSLMYNQLHHLAPFVPIPGKQQTNLSSRRSISPQARSVRSNTPRSYRGMRRSTTPYNDVHSSHEERLKTPEPPVISDTKASFGKTSLSSLLEASVSAKDSLGPTVLYPGFKPEILRHCEHALRDLPVEDPRLKMKGRFFFNPQKEDTPSESEERSSNSILLKKGKNKIYWDEEEERHSQITVKSGVHVHQKICQTDEVQTEQKEVQATVITAEFGVQVNLNDLQQPVKEEKRPIMDRLDWNMRETFDYTPKPREADDLRWSLSNSSQKRPWGRAVSPPREPEDRSFNRERTLPDFPSRTLTLCTPARSREEFSSHRGPILRDHFIRDPLPPSYRQNVDDHDEHFHDNRSDRSRGESPMVIDDSPEEIEEEPEVFPRTSERIVLAKIPRGQSIPVFKGRGGPRGGRPFRSGRGGYRDKF is encoded by the exons ATGGCTAAACACTGTGAAGTTTGCCAGATTGATCTTGCCGacgattatgcatatcaaggTCATATAACTGGTAAAAAACATGCAAAGAATTTGCAATTCTTAGAGTTCAAAAAAGCCATCGAAGAAAGatcgatttttgtttctaattGGCCACCACATTTCACTAGTCagcaattaattgaattttttcttaaatatggATTCATCGAAAGTCACAAGTGTCAACGCGATTATGCGCTGATACAATTTGCAGAAAG AGAAACCGTTAAATCTCTTATGAGTCGTCCAGTTTTCATcaacaattacaaattacgtATTGAGCCAaggaaatttcatcaaaatg AAAGAACACCAGTCACTCAAGCTTCAAGTACACTTTCATATGAAGATTTGAGGGGCATTTTCGAAACTGAAACTACATTTGATAGTCAGTTGATTGCATTTTTAAATGCGATCCAACCCAGCGATGTTGTAGTTGAAGCAAACTCTGGTTCTGTTTGTGCTAGTTTGAATCAAATATTCAAGACAAAGTTTCGTAATTGTAAGGTACAAAGGTTTGGATCAACTGTTACTGGTCTGAGCTTCATCGAAAGTGACCTTGATGTTTACATTGATATAG gtgTACCGATAATTGAATCAGAAGATGATTCACAGCCTAGTGAATGGACTCCTAAGAAAGTTTTCAGAATGGCAAAATCGCTTTTATTTAggcggaaaaatatttttactgatATTGTTTTAATACCAACTGCAAAAACGCCAATTATTAAATTCCGTCATGCTcctactaaaattttttgcgatattAACTTTAAGAACAGTCTAGGTGTGTGCAATAGCCACTTAATAAAGTATTATCTATCGCTTGACGTAAGACTAAAACCTCTGATGGTAATCATCAAATTCTGGGCACAGCTATTTGGAATAGCTGGCGTGGGAAAAATCTCAAACTATGCATTGACCATGCtagttattttctttttacaacaACCGGAAAGAGCCATAGTACCTACAGTTGTGGAACTGCAGTCGAGTTGCACACCCGAATTTGTCCAAGGGTGGCAAGTGAATTATGACGAAAACATAAAACTACAGAATACTAAAAACGAACATAGTATTCCAAGTCtattgtatgaattttttgatttttacgcTGGACTTGACCTTGGTTCAAAAGTACTTTGCCCGTTGGATGGCAAAGCACATCCGAAAACGGTTTTCACGAGCACTGAAGAGTTATCTAATACCATGTTTAGGTACAGGGAGTACATTCGTGAAACGCAAAACCCTCTGTTGCTGCAAATAGATAAACCGATGTGTTTACAAGATCCATTTGAATTGAATCACAATGTGACCTCTAGAGTAGGTGGTCGAACGGTAGCTTTCTTCCAGCAACACTGCATAACTTCGCGAGAAGTTTGTAAAGAAGCGCAAGAAAATGATTATAAAACTTTGTTTTCCATATTGTTTACGAGAGAAACAAAGATGGATAAACAGACAAagtttaaaatattcattagAGGTGAGCAGTTTTTGAAAGTTGGATTACCGCAAAACACTGTTCTTCAACCAAATATAATCTATAGGGGACATTTCACAATAAATGATTGGTATGACACTGTTTTGAATCTCACAAaagaaacttttgaaaaagtctTAAAGTTCAAAGTAAAACTCGAATCGGTGGATAGGGAAGTGAAACAACAAAAATGTGAAGTAGAGTCAGACGTACATTCAAAggacaaaacaaaaactgttCTCGAGTGTTTGGGTTACTTCAAACTGTGGCATggtcgtaaaaataaaaaacctaTACTTGATCCAGCAATGAGCGCCCTGGATAAAGAAGCTAGTATATCTGACAAGATAATGGAAGAGCTGACAAAGACTCCGGCATCGAGTGTTCCAATCATAAGTTTCACATGTATATTTGAGAAGCTCCAAAAGCCCGTTGCTGTAGAGTTGATCATTAAGAACaataattctgtaaaaaatacGTTCAAAGAATTCTCGGATTACATCAACAGCAAACTCCCTCAGATTGTTGACAAGACATTGTCACACATGTTGCAGTACAAGAAAAAGGAACAGACATCTCAATCGTCG TGCAAATTTGTACCATCTAGCGTGGTTGGCACATATGGCTTGATAGAAGTGTG tatGCTTTATGTGGCCCAAACTTGTTCAATTGATATGGTTTGTGTCAATTTATCATTCTATGAGTATAACAGTTTTGGG AAGATCAAGGATCCATTAGACTCTggttatcaattattattaagtgATCTAGTCAGTGAGAAGGTAACTTTCCATCACTTAAGTTATAGTCCACGATTATCACTTCCTACTAACGAATCAAAT GTATCAACAAAGTTAAATACAATGGGTGACACGAAAACTgagaactcagaaaacccggaATCAACCTCTGGCGGTTTAGAGAAAGAAGAATCTGCAAAGACGGGGACTGATACGAAGAGCGAAACGTTGGAGCCGCGGAACGCGAAAGAAGAAGCTGATGATGTCTTGACTAAGAATCCTTCGGAGCTTACGCGGCCAAAGACGAACGACGACGTCCAGCGTGCAATAGAAGGATTGAAGGATATACCGGACGAAGAATTACAAGAGTTTTTGGATGACGAAGACTTTATGGAAGGGTTAGACGTCGTAGACGCCTGGGAAGGTGAAGAAGAGAAACGCCATGAAAAGAAACCGAAAAGTCGTAGCAGAGAGAGGGAGCGAAGACGAATCTCTAG GGATCGCAACCGTTTTCGAGATCACCGAAGTCCAAACAACCGAGAGAGGCTCAGACGTGAGGATCGCAAACGAGATGAAAATCGTCGAGATCCAAACAAAAGTACCAAAGATATTGAGCGTGATAAAATGCGCACGCAACGAGACTGTGAAAGTAAAATCCAAGCTGAAAAGAACAAAGCAATCAAGACTCTACTAGATTCGGACAATGTTGTGCCCCCCGGGACGGAACTGGAAGCCATTGAAACTATCACCGAGAAGCAGAACGTGGACAAAGTGGGAATTTCAAAAAGCCGTCGaagcagagaaaaaagaacCAGAGGAAGTCCTGCCCGACGACGCAGTGATGACAAGAGTAGAAACAGTCCTCATCGTCGCTGGAGCCCCATTGTTATCAGTCCGGAGCGTCGCAGAAGCCAGATTAAATTAAGTCCACCATCTCGCAGAAGTCCTGTTAGATTAAGTCCTCTGTCTCGCAGAAGCCCTCATAAGCTAAGCCCCTTAGTTCTGAGCCCCGAAAGACCCAGGAGCCTGCTTAGATTAAGCCCTACTCATCCACGAAGACCGAGTTGGGAGCGCAAAACTAGTGCAGAGGAGAGACGGCGTAGCGCTGATCGACACAGAAGACGCCAAGAAGTTCGTGAACg TGATTACAAGCCTTCAAGTCGTCGAAGTCGTTCACGAGAGCGACACAGAAGCCGAAGTCCAGATCGTCATCGAAGAAGGTACAGCCGTTCTCCAGGAGATAGGCGAGGTAGTCCACGATGGCGTAGCAGAAGCGGTAGCAGAGGAAGATCTCCACACAGGCGTACACGGAAACGATCTCCATTCATCAATGAAATAAGAAGACAATTTCGAAATGAAACCACCcgacaacagcagcaacagcaaccaCCATCTGCAAATCTCGGATACATGATTCCACCATTGATGTCTGGGATGCCACCAATGGGTAACCCCATTTACCCTCACGAGCAGGAGCAGCACCCACCTTTCATGTCACATCATCCATCAGGACCACAGGGATTAATGATGACTGGTCCGCCGCAAGGGTTCATAAACTTTGACCCAGTTCATCCGCATATGACTCCACCCATCAACTACGATCCAACTGTGGCGCAGCCTATGATTCAATCTGAATTTTCTTCTGGACCTGTGATGTATGGACAACATGCTTCAACCCCTGTTCAACCACCACTATTACCTCTGCCAGTACCTTCACCTCAACCTGTACCAGCCCCTGGTCCGATCATGGAACAAGGATCTCTTATGTATAATCAGCTACATCACCTGGCACCCTTTGTGCCGATCCCAGGGAAACAGCAGACTAATCTGAGCAGCAGACGTTCGATTTCCCCTCAGGCTAGATCGGTTCGATCTAACACACCTCGGAGCTACAGGGGAATGCGAAGGTCCACTACTCCCTATAATGATGTACATTCATCACACGAGGAAAGATTAAAAACACCTGAGCCGCCGGTTATATCGGACACCAAA GCCTCCTTCGGAAAGACTAGTTTATCCAGCCTGTTGGAAGCTTCTGTTTCTGCCAAAG atTCGCTTGGGCCAACGGTCCTTTATCCAG GATTCAAGCCAGAAATACTACGACATTGCGAACATGCTCTCCGGGACCTGCCTGTCGAGGATCCCAGATTGAAGATGAagggtagattttttttcaaccctcaaAAAGAAGATACTCCTAGTGAAAGTGAAGAGCGATCATcaaattcgatattgctgaagaaaggaaaaaataaaatatactggGACGAGGAGGAAGAGCGTCATTCGCAAATAACTGTGAAATCTGGTGTTCATGTGCATCAAAAAATATGTCAGACAGACGAGGTTCAAACTGAACAAAAAGAAGTCCAAGCAACAGTGATCACTGCAGAGTTTGGAGTTCAAGTAAATCTAAATGATTTACAGCAACCtgttaaagaagaaaaaagaccaATCATGGATAGGCTTGACTGGAATATGCGAGAAACTTTCGATTATACCCCGAAACCGCGAGAAGCCGATGATCTAAGATGGAGCCTGAGTAACTCTTCTCAAAAGCGTCCGTGGGGCAGAGCAGTATCACCACCCAGAGAGCCCGAAGACCGAAGCTTCAACAGAGAACGTACATTGCCTGATTTTCCTAGCAGAACCTTGACACTTTGTACACCAGCGAGAAGCCGGGAAGAATTTTCATCACACCGTGGGCCAATACTACGTGATCATTTCATTCGTGACCCATTACCACCTAGTTATAGACAAAATGTGGATGATCACGATGAACATTTTCATGATAATAGAAGCGATCGTAGCCGTGGAGAAAGCCCGATGGTAATTGATGACTCTCCagaagaaattgaagaagaacCGGAAGTATTTCCTAGAACTAGCGAGCGAATCGTACTTGCTAAAATTCCACGTGGGCAGTCAATTCCTGTTTTCAAAGGACGTGGAGGGCCAAGAGGAGGAAGACCATTTCGCAGTGGAAGAGGTGGCTATCGAGACAAATTCTAA
- the LOC124413283 gene encoding uncharacterized protein LOC124413283 — MTTLSRVVLASSCTISLGIIGYVHYAQFMEREELHAGVVRDWEAQERMKRKNTFALARQSDIAKELRKEELAQHET, encoded by the exons ATGACGACATTGTCAAGAGTAGTTTTAGCCTCGAGCTGCACAATATCATTAGGGATTATCGGTTACGTGCATTACGCCCAGTTCATGGAAAG GGAGGAACTTCACGCGGGTGTTGTACGTGACTGGGAAGCACAGGAGCGTATGAAGAGAAAGAACACTTTTGCACTCGCGCGCCAATCTGATATCGCCAAAGAATTGCGGAAAGAAGAGTTGGCGCAGCATGAAACATGA